The following are encoded together in the Populus trichocarpa isolate Nisqually-1 chromosome 5, P.trichocarpa_v4.1, whole genome shotgun sequence genome:
- the LOC7479169 gene encoding uncharacterized protein LOC7479169, translated as MGVTENASAHGLKFDVDDMIVKMASQDQTKMLHIKQQLATIDHTPDHPVYPVMVHEAIMDLNEEGGSTKDAISQFIMRKYDVFQVVHVAKLIEQLEKLVEKEEIVFTSENRYMLPAEDSGSPAKLKQGKKQSVQYELDRRSNKLQKGVQVQEDQNAIIEIEDQPESDKAKESQAAQSEGVEYRNHLQEDQLRVYEEERFEMTTENFSQVVEGQSKVIVEDRYQQPAGVDEGRHEKEVHIQMRETEATEERSQLQQQELQVTEDQVETERQNKVTVDLHHVERPENEEIIGEIRPQVPQDMYVDEHYQSEKTHIRTIPMQIETRGKEVGVIGEEKGLQEQDNKVGNNSTDISHTSEVSGQPVRDKDMIAMPSSSQTSQQLDHVGSSLLFHTLKEKCINVWKKLTEAEHELMDVLSCLNSMEAIANIHESEPKALPHSDYVPKDPMQLQQNQQFELPKLKRTAEVQITALQESFHNQKRQALPGNHDFPSKYWPENISVSPTQQIMHSQQLEVEKHQDFPSFKGYLQLHDPEKGSKSCSFAGSLEPQELNLEQRSEHHGTTVEDLQTPVNLEHVELRVELEQRVDVPELKKALGKNLSADGELTPAEDITIDRDEVEPERPPGFEVTVERFSQERLQCAVPCGDAKKLEPVLVKGQNLELSVKERHIEVETITSEQQCQIKQQIQEKELRPPEQRASENKSESGAAGATSDQQLHNIEMLQDPKQILVVHESSRLTNQQKKGRGKRKKVEMELPRRELWYRGTKACESNPAHPTDANDVDSDRQRKLDHPIPERPQKRKPKKVEKSSQSVEQELKDQGRKGLLRSQLAPVTSDEVKMLENPKQHKLTSAGDSIQTQQKQQLQFRVQCSSQAEEIMDKIMEESQPLPDQNKQGSQLAYQLRGRRPKLKPVMDTAKGKFLPVDGEDHHKELPLHIQGQRPKAMTSTKLIVREISSSHQSHNEQQPKKRGPGRPPKSLSAASQTVNVPLSPQIQLKQKRQQHDLQKKQKWPIGAGQGRFTRSKSPSVAETISS; from the exons ATGGGGGTAACAGAGAATGCTTCTGCTCAT GGACTAAAATTTGATGTGGATGACATGATTGTGAAAATGGCAAGCCAAGACCAAACCAAAATGCTGCACATCAAACAGCAGCTGGCCACCATAGACCACACTCCAGATCACCCAGTATACCCTGTC ATGGTGCATGAGGCAATTATGGATTTAAATGAAGAAGGGGGATCGACCAAGGATGCAATATCACAGTTTATCATGAGAAAGTATGATGTTTTTCAGGTTGTTCATGTGGCTAAACTAATTGAACAATTAGAGAAACTTGTGGAGAAGGAAGAAATAGTTTTTACATCTGAGAATCGTTACATGCTTCCAGCTGAGGACTCTGGTTCCCCTGCTAAGTTAAAGCAGGGAAAGAAGCAGTCGGTGCAATATGAACTGGATCGGAGAAGTAATAAGTTGCAAAAGGGAGTTCAAGTTCAAGAAGATCAGAATGCAATTATAGAAATAGAAGATCAACCTGAAAGTGATAAAGCAAAAGAATCACAAGCAGCTCAAAGTGAAGGCGTTGAATACCGGAACCATTTACAAGAAGATCAGCTTAGGGTATATGAGGAAGAGAGGTTTGAGATGACTACTGAGAATTTTTCTCAAGTTGTTGAAGGACAGTCAAAAGTGATTGTAGAAGATAGATACCAGCAACCTGCTGGAGTAGATGAGGGAAGACATGAAAAAGAAGTTCATATCCAAATGAGGGAAACTGAGGCAACTGAAGAGCGAAGTCAATTACAACAACAAGAACTCCAAGTGACTGAAGATCAAGTGGAAACTGAACGTCAAAATAAAGTAACTGTAGACCTGCATCATGTTGAACGTcctgaaaatgaagaaattatagGCGAAATTCGACCTCAGGTTCCACAAGATATGTATGTTGACGAACATTATCAATCAGAGAAAACACATATTAGAACCATTCCTATGCAGATTGAAACACGAGGAAAAGAAGTTGGAGTGATTGGAGAGGAAAAGGGATTGCAAGAACAAGATAATAAAGTGGGGAACAATTCTACTGACATTAG CCATACATCGGAGGTTTCTGGACAACCTGTTCGAGATAAAGACATGATAGCGATGCCAAGTTCTTCTCAGACAAGTCAACAATTAGACCATGTCGGATCTTCATTGTTATTTCATACTCTGAAG GAAAAGTGTATAAATGTGTGGAAGAAGTTAACAGAAGCTGAGCATGAGCTGATGGATGTTCTTAGCTGTTTGAATTCAATGGAAGCAATAGCCAATATTCATGAATCAGAGCCAAAAGCATTGCCACATTCTGATTATGTACCCAAAGATCCAATGCAACTTCAGCAGAATCAACAATTTGAGCTTCCTAAACTCAAAAGAACTGCAGAAGTTCAAATAACAGCATTGCAGGAATCTTTTCATAACCAGAAAAGGCAGGCTTTACCTGGAAATCATGATTTCCCATCGAAATACTGGCCAGAAAACATTAGTGTTTCTCCTACTCAGCAAATCATGCACTCACAGCAACTGGAGGTGGAGAAACATCAAGATTTTCCTAGTTTTAAAGGCTATCTACAACTTCATGACCCAGAAAAGGGGTCCAAGTCTTGTTCATTTGCAGGTTCTTTGGAACCCCAGGAGCTGAATCTGGAGCAGAGATCAGAGCATCATGGCACAACTGTAGAGGACCTTCAGACTCCCGTCAATTTGGAGCATGTTGAACTGCGTGTTGAGCTGGAGCAGCGAGTAGATGTCCCTGAGCTAAAAAAGGCTTTGGGAAAAAACTTGTCTGCTGATGGAGAATTGACACCTGCTGAGGACATCACTATAGATAGAGACGAGGTTGAGCCTGAGAGGCCTCCAGGATTTGAGGTTACGGTGGAGCGATTTTCCCAAGAACGGCTGCAGTGTGCTGTTCCTTGTGGCGATGCAAAGAAACTCGAGCCTGTG CTCGTGAAAGGGCAGAATCTTGAACTATCAGTCAAGGAAAGGCATATAGAGGTTGAAACGATCACTTCAGAGCAACAATGCCAGATAAAACAGCAAATACAAGAGAAAGAATTACGCCCTCCGGAGCAAAGGGCATCCGAGAACAAATCTGAATCAGGTGCAGCTGGAGCTACTTCTGATCAGCAACTCCATAACATTGAAATGCTTCAAGATCCAAAGCAAATTTTGGTGGTACATGAATCATCCCGATTAACGAATCAGCAAAAGAAGGGTCGTGGCAAGAGAAAGAAAGTAGAAATGGAGCTGCCCCGGAGGGAACTATGGTATCGTGGCACAAAGGCATGTGAATCCAATCCAGCACATCCAACAGATGCAAATGATGTTGATTCCGACAGACAGCGGAAACTAGATCATCCAATCCCTGAAAGACCTCAAAagagaaaaccaaagaaagtgGAGAAATCATCTCAATCAGTGGAGCAGGAACTCAAAGATCAGGGTAGGAAAGGGCTTCTCAGATCTCAGCTTGCACCAGTAACATCTGATGAAGTCAAAATGCTAGAAAATCCAAAACAGCACAAACTAACATCAGCAGGGGATTCTATTCAAACTCAGCAGAAACAGCAACTACAGTTTCGAGTGCAATGCTCTTCCCAAGCTGAAGAGATTATGGATAAAATAATGGAAGAATCACAACCCTTACCAGACCAAAATAAACAGGGAAGTCAACTGGCATATCAACTTCGAGGGAGGCGTCCTAAGCTAAAGCCTGTTATGGATACAGCTAAGGGGAAATTTTTACCTGTAGATGGTGAAGATCATCACAAGGAGCTGCCATTGCATATTCAAGGGCAAAGGCCTAAAGCCATGACCAGTACAAAACTCATAGTAAGAGAAATATCCTCAAGCCATCAGAGTCACAATGAGCAACAGCCCAAGAAACGTGGCCCAGGAAGGCCACCTAAATCATTATCAGCTGCATCTCAAACTGTCAACGTACCATTGTCTCCACAGATTCAGCTTAAGCAGAAAAGGCAGCAACATGATCTTCAGAAAAAGCAAAAATGGCCAATTGGTGCTGGTCAAGGGAGGTTTACAAGATCCAAATCACCATCAGTTGCAGAAACCATTTCATCATGA